In [Mycobacterium] stephanolepidis, the genomic window TCTATCCTGATATCCGTGGCGCAACAGAATCCAGATGCCCGGCCTGACCTTGCGGCGCTGATGGTTCCGCTCGGCCGATCATTGATGCGCGCAGAGTTGCCGCTGCTGGAGGCGCACGGTGTATCGATGTGGGCGTACGCCGTGCTGACGGCGCTCAGAGACAACGAGGCGAGTAGTCAGGCCAGCTTGGCCGATGCGATAGGCGCGGACCGCACCCGGATCATCGCCGTGCTCGATGATCTGCAGGATCGGAAGCTGATCAACCGTCAGCCCGATCCCAGCGACCGGCGCAGTAATCTGCTGTCATTGACGGCAGGTGGCCGCAAAACCGTTACCGCAGTGCAGAAAGCGATTCAGGAGAACGAGAAGCGGATTCTGGCCGGCGTCTCCCCAGCAGATCGCGACGTGTTCCTTCGAGTGCTATCACACCTGGCGGCACTTGATGATTCGGAGATCGACCCCAGGCGCTAGGCGGCCGAGGACACGGCCTTTGACTTCGCGGTACCGAAGCGCATGTTCTCGTCCATTCGATCACGATGGAACGCAAGAAGATCCAGCACATAGTTGTGCCGGATGGCCCAGGGGCCCTTTACTCCGGAACGTGGCATGTGGTCACCGCCGCGGCTCACGTAGCCCGATGACAGGTTGAAGAACGGTCGGGCTTCGATCTCCTCGCCGTGCCGGTCCGGGTACGCATGGGTGTAACCACGGCGGTCCATGTAGTCGAGAAGTCGCACCACCGCCCGCGCGCTCAGATCGGCACGCAGCGTCCATGACGCATTGGTGTAACCAACGCTCCATGCGGCGTTCGGTACCCCTTCGATCAGGTATCCCTTGTAGATGAACCGATTTGGGGAGTCGATGGGGGAGCCGTCGACGCTCAGCGCGATGCCTCCGAATATCTGAAGGTTCAGGCCTGTTGCCGTGATGATGACGTCGGCACGTAGCTCCTCGCCCGATCCCAGCCGGATGCCCGATGGAGTGAAGGACTCGATGGTGTCGGTGACCATGCGGACACCTCCAGCGCTGATGGCTTCGAAGAGATCTCCATCGGTGTCGGCGCACACGCGCTGATCCCACGGGTTGTACCGCGGCTTGAAGTGAACGTCGACCGGATAGTCGGCGGGTAGCCGCTTGGAGATTCGGCGCCTGATGAACCATTTGGCGAATCCCGGTGCCCTACGGCAGACGTGGTACATGATCCAGCTGAACCCGCCCAGCCAGATCCGGGCGAAATGCTGAACAAGATTGGGCGGAAGCACTTTTCGAACCAGGCCGACAATGCGGTCGGCCCGGTCGATGGGGTAGACGTAGCTTGGGGAGCGCTGCAACATGTTCACCTTTGCTCCGGCGCGTGCCAACGACGGCACCAGCGTGACCGCGGTGGCGCCGCTGCCGATGACCGTTACCTCCTTGCCCGAGCAATCCAGGTCTTCGGGCCAGTGCTGGGGATGGATCAGCTTTCCGGCGAAATCGGTGATGCCCGGGAATTGGGGGGTGTAGCCGTCGTCGTAGTTGTAGTAACCGGTGCACAGGTAGAGGAATCGGGCCCGGTAGGTCGTCGGTCCCTCCGGCGTGTCCACCCGCACCGTCCAGGTGTCGGTATCGGTACGGAAGTCGGCTCCAGTGACCTTGGCGGAGAACGTGATCTGGCTGTCGATGCCGTAGTCGCGGGCGGCGTTCTCCAGGTAGTCACGGATGTCGGCGCCGTCGGCGATGGTGTTGCGTTCGTGCCACGGGTGGTATCCGAAGCTCAGTGTGTAGATGTCGCTGTCGGATCGGATTCCCGGGTACCGGAACAGGTCCCAGGTCCCGCCGATGCGTTCGCGGCGCTCGACGACATGAAAGCTGCGGCCCGCCGCGCTCAATCGGACAGCGGCATTGATGCCGGATATTCCGGCTCCCACAATGAGAACGTCAAGCAGGTCGTGCTCCGAGATCTCGGCCATGATGCTCCTGATCGCCTTTGACTAGACAACACCCGTGTTCACGCTACCCCGTCGCAGGTGCGCGATACCCCGAGAGTGCTTGCAAGACCGGAGCGGCGGCCCGAGCGGCCATGACCGCGTACGCCTCCTCGGTCTGCAGGGCGACATCGCGCGGGTCGCGGGAGCCTCGTTCTATGCGGTCGCGTACGAATGCCAGCTCGACGACCTGTGCCGCAAAATTCTTCACCGCGGCGCCGCTGGGGGCACCGCCGATTCGTCTGGCTTCGGCGACGGCGTGCTTGCGATCCTTGATCGAACCCAGCCAGGTGGCCTCGTTGGGGGTGATCAACCCGGCGGCCACCATCCCCGGCAATTTCTCGGCGACGACATGCTGTTCCTTACGTCGGCTGCGTACCCCCACCACGATCATCAGCACGAAAATGGGGACCATCCACAGCACGTACACCGCGAGGTAGCCCTGGAATCCGAGGAATGACGAGCCATTCCATAGGCCGTGCATGAGGACCGCCGCGAGGTATCCAGCACCGATGCACAGGAATTTGGCGATGGCGCTACGTTGCCGCAGGGAGTAGTAGATGCCGATACCCGTCATGGTGGTGAACAGGGAGTGGGCGAAGGGGCCCAGTCCCAGCCGCAGGATCGCGGTAATTACTGACTCGCCGACAGTGTTGCCACTACCGATGTAGGCGATGTCTTCGAGCCATGCGAATCCGGCAGCGGTGATGCCCGCGTACACGAGGCAATCGGTGAGCGAGTTGAGTTCGTGGCGGCGCCGGCCGGTCAACATCAGTAGCAAAAAGGCGCCCTTGGCGGCCTCTTCGATGAAGGGCGCACGGATCGCTATCGCCGCGAAAGTCGTGCTGCCCGCTGGATCGAAAACTGACCCGAAGGCCAGTTCGAGGATGATCGAGACGACGACGGATAGAGACGCGCCCCAGGTGAAGGCCAGTACAAGGAGCCTTGAGGGTTCCGGCTCCCATCTGTCGAGCCACAGATAGCACAGCACGACAACCCCGATCGCGATGCTCGACAAGACCAGCCCGATCATCGCGCCGGCCGGGTTGGAGACAAGCAATCCGGCCAGGATCAGCCCTGTCACCAGCGCCAGGGCGATGATGACGCCGATCGGCGCGCCGACTTTTTTGATCCGCTGGGGAAACCCCCGGATGGGTGGCATAGGGGCGGGTGCGGGCGCGTAGGACACCACCGAAGAGTAGCTGCGCGCTCACTCGCGGGTGCGGTATCCGCCCGGCGCCCCCAGTCGCCAATGAGACCGGGTTTGTCCTGGTGGAGGGCAGTCGAGTAAGGTGAAGTCCATCTCTGCCGCACGTGCGGAGGTCGAAGCACGCCCGCAGCTGAAGCTAGCTGTGGCAGAACTGTCCCTACTACACAACCTGTCCGGAGCAACCCAACACATGCCAAGTCCCACCGTGACCTCGCCGCAAGTAGCCGTCAACGACATCGGCTCGGCCGAGGATTTTCTCGCCGCTATCGACAAGACGATCAAGTACTTCAACGATGGCGACATCGTCGAAGGGACCATCGTCAAGGTTGACCGCGACGAAGTTCTTCTTGACATCGGTTACAAGACCGAAGGTGTCATCCCGTCCCGCGAACTGTCGATTAAGCACGATGTCGACCCCAACGAGGTCGTTTCCGTGGGCGACGAGGTCGAGGCCCTGGTCCTCACCAAGGAGGACAAGGAAGGCCGTCTGATCCTGTC contains:
- a CDS encoding flavin-containing monooxygenase; translation: MAEISEHDLLDVLIVGAGISGINAAVRLSAAGRSFHVVERRERIGGTWDLFRYPGIRSDSDIYTLSFGYHPWHERNTIADGADIRDYLENAARDYGIDSQITFSAKVTGADFRTDTDTWTVRVDTPEGPTTYRARFLYLCTGYYNYDDGYTPQFPGITDFAGKLIHPQHWPEDLDCSGKEVTVIGSGATAVTLVPSLARAGAKVNMLQRSPSYVYPIDRADRIVGLVRKVLPPNLVQHFARIWLGGFSWIMYHVCRRAPGFAKWFIRRRISKRLPADYPVDVHFKPRYNPWDQRVCADTDGDLFEAISAGGVRMVTDTIESFTPSGIRLGSGEELRADVIITATGLNLQIFGGIALSVDGSPIDSPNRFIYKGYLIEGVPNAAWSVGYTNASWTLRADLSARAVVRLLDYMDRRGYTHAYPDRHGEEIEARPFFNLSSGYVSRGGDHMPRSGVKGPWAIRHNYVLDLLAFHRDRMDENMRFGTAKSKAVSSAA
- a CDS encoding MarR family winged helix-turn-helix transcriptional regulator, translated to MAQQNPDARPDLAALMVPLGRSLMRAELPLLEAHGVSMWAYAVLTALRDNEASSQASLADAIGADRTRIIAVLDDLQDRKLINRQPDPSDRRSNLLSLTAGGRKTVTAVQKAIQENEKRILAGVSPADRDVFLRVLSHLAALDDSEIDPRR
- a CDS encoding PrsW family intramembrane metalloprotease, which produces MVSYAPAPAPMPPIRGFPQRIKKVGAPIGVIIALALVTGLILAGLLVSNPAGAMIGLVLSSIAIGVVVLCYLWLDRWEPEPSRLLVLAFTWGASLSVVVSIILELAFGSVFDPAGSTTFAAIAIRAPFIEEAAKGAFLLLMLTGRRRHELNSLTDCLVYAGITAAGFAWLEDIAYIGSGNTVGESVITAILRLGLGPFAHSLFTTMTGIGIYYSLRQRSAIAKFLCIGAGYLAAVLMHGLWNGSSFLGFQGYLAVYVLWMVPIFVLMIVVGVRSRRKEQHVVAEKLPGMVAAGLITPNEATWLGSIKDRKHAVAEARRIGGAPSGAAVKNFAAQVVELAFVRDRIERGSRDPRDVALQTEEAYAVMAARAAAPVLQALSGYRAPATG